In the genome of Vibrio ziniensis, the window CGACACAGTTTGGAATTTCCAGAACAAATTACTCATCATGCAAATAACGACACAGTGCTCGTGAGCAGCCCAGCCCTGCTCAAACGTTTGACAGAAGAACATCAACCAACACAGTTAAGATGTCTTTTTTCATCGGGTGGACCACTGCCTTTTGTAGCAGCAAGCCACGCTGAGGAGCTATTTGGTATTCGACCGATAGAAGTGTTTGGTAGCACGGAAACTGGTGGTATTGCTTTTCGTCAGCAGACAACAGAACAATTGCCATGGACACTGTTTCCAAAAGTAGAAGCACAATTGAACCAAGAAAATTGCTTGCGTTTACGTTCATCACACATTGACCCAAGCGGTTGGTATCAAACCGCTGACGAATGTGAATTCGTGTCTAAAGATCAGTTTATTTTGAAAGGTCGCACGGATCGGATAATCAAAGTTGAAGAAAAGCGCGTATCACTGGTAGAAGTAGAAAAGCGTGTTGACCAACTGGACTACGTTAAAGAATGTGCCATTATCCCGATACAACAAGCAGAGCGTTTAATTCTGGCGGCAGCAATTGTGCTGACTGACAGTGGCAAAACAAAGCTTGTGGAACTAGGTAAAGGAAAATTTTGGCTCTTGCTTCGTAATGAACTAAGAAACTGGCTAGAGCCTATTGCTGTACCACGCAGTTTTAGAGTGGTAAAAGAGATCCCATTAAACAGTCAAGGTAAGCGACAAGTCGCTGAGCTTGAAAAATTATTCCAATAAAAACGAAGAAAACGCCGACACTATGATGGCTAAAAGAAAACCAACGTTACTGGCTTGCGAGCAATCAGAGCAACATGTGTTGCTGAC includes:
- a CDS encoding AMP-binding protein, which produces MAFSCTELSPLSHLLLNQRPNSAVAFGSEGEINWAQFVADVGYHTNLLNHEKHQNIALCARDSYLFTVGLFALFHAGKTVILPGNYQPEALEELSSQFDFLLCDDAISPLRSTPTQSLTTGHQDSLQIFQSLDLESIQLILFTSGSSGTPKAIHKTLHQLNVEIEILHSLWGEKALNSRFESTVSHQHIYGLLFRVLWPICAGNPFARHSLEFPEQITHHANNDTVLVSSPALLKRLTEEHQPTQLRCLFSSGGPLPFVAASHAEELFGIRPIEVFGSTETGGIAFRQQTTEQLPWTLFPKVEAQLNQENCLRLRSSHIDPSGWYQTADECEFVSKDQFILKGRTDRIIKVEEKRVSLVEVEKRVDQLDYVKECAIIPIQQAERLILAAAIVLTDSGKTKLVELGKGKFWLLLRNELRNWLEPIAVPRSFRVVKEIPLNSQGKRQVAELEKLFQ